The Oncorhynchus nerka isolate Pitt River linkage group LG13, Oner_Uvic_2.0, whole genome shotgun sequence sequence CCAGTTACATGGAATAAATGGCATGCATTAGTACATAGACTTAATTGCCGTATTACTTAACAGAATAACCCAAATACAGCTATACTCTCTGAAATGACCACATCAAGAGAAAATATGGTAATggctttttttgtgtgtttttgttgttgttgcttataTAGAGAGCTGGTTCTAAGACACAGGGAAGTTAAAGGCTAACAGAAAGGCAGTGTGAGGCTCAGAGAGTTTAGTGCAGCCAGAGACACACAGAAGAGGACCATAGGCGTCCTGATCCTGAAGACCATTATCCGAGGGGGTTGGTGTAGAATACATTTGTGGGTGGAAGCGCTAGGGCTTAGGTCTAAAGGGTATTGGTCTAACATTCTAATCCTCGTCTGTGTCGTCAGCAGCTCCGGAGATGGAGATGGTGCATTCCTGTTTGTCACTCTCATACATGTCTTCTGTCTTAACTGTTCTGAGTTAAAAGGCCAGGACAAAAGTGTTTTGAAAATGATACTGGGTGACACAAATATACAAATGTATACAAAAATGTACACAATTAGCATATTTTCAGATGACAAAAATGACCGGTATTTCATATTTTATCGATAGATCATAGGTTATGACCCAGGCTTGCTCTACCTGATGAGAAGAGTCTTCCGCTCAGTCATCTCCACTGACTGTTCCTCATAGCTCTCTGTTGATTTCACCTCCACTGCCCCGACAGGGGCCTCTTTGGTGTTTCCGTTATGTCCATTACTGGGGACTCTGCCCAGCACCATACCCATTCCCAGAGGCACTAACGGAGGCAGAGGCGGAGCAAGCACTCATGCTAGCACTGATGGCCAtgccccctcttcctccacccaGAGACATGCTCTGTGCCATGGTATTGAGACTGGTGTCCTGCCCTCGATCAGAGCCCTGACAAATACACAACCACAGAGAAGCAATGACAAAACACACGTACACTTACTAACATCAAAAGAACAACCATATCAAAAGACATGCATTGCTGCCTTTCCTTGTCTTCTCTTTTAATCTCCTCCACAGATCTGACAAACCCAGGATAGGTGAAAGCAATATGGATGATTCCTACTGTGAATTTGCTTTCACCTGTCCACTTCTGTCTATTCAAGAAGGAGATAAGACGCGAGAAGAGCAGAAGCCTGTTTAGACTATTGGGGAAGGTGTGATGTCACCTGTAGGTGGTGATCTCATTCTCCAGGGCCATCTTGATGTTGAGCAGCTCCTGGTACTCCCTCAGCAGCAGAGCTATCTTCTCCTTCATCACCTTCATCTCCAGCTTCAGCCCCTCAATACGCTCCTGTGGAAAACACACACAAGCTTTTAGGTCATAGGGATCCATCTCTAAGCGGCTGTTagagtccatttaaaaaaaactcgTTGCCCACTTTTAAAAGAGCTCTGACCTGCCGTGCTTCTTTCTACAGTAAATATGTGTTGTGGGAGTTGCACTACTCACCAGATGTGTCTCTTCTGTCATGCGTCTCCCCACAGCATCACAAGTTGGCGAGGGGCTTGAGATCTGCACCTGGTAGGAAGAGGAGGCGGCGAGGGGGCCCTCGAAGTGGCGGCAGTAAGAAGACATCCTTTCTGGGCTGCGACTCATGATGATTGCCTTTAAGTGTCTTCACCTTAACTCACCGCTGGAAACTAATCACAGACTTCGTTAGTAGATCAAAATAAAGGGTTGAATGAGTATACATTATTTATACAATGTGTTTTATTACACTGGGTTTAAAGAATGTTTACAGACAATAATAATCTAGACTAGCCTACTCTCCTAAATTAGTGGACCATTAGTGGATGGGGTGAATGAACTGCAAAATTAGCCCGCATCACTTTCACCCCCCTCTTCACCTTCTTCGCTAATGGGACAACATTTTTGACGTCACTTGTAAGGTCATACGGGTTCTGAGGTGCTAAATCCACTGCTGTGAAAGTTGTTTTCCATAATTTGACAGACACAATGTTGCGTCCTCTAACTATTTCTGTGTTAGGCTCATAGAAATATAATATATTTCCATTGTTAGGATACTTCGGTACAGTAGCAATATTATATTTACTATTTAATTTAATTGACGACAGGAGATGTGCCTTTCCCCACCATTTACTACCCCGGAACCTCTTCGCGGAACACAGGCATAGCACGCCCAGTCACCGTCAGAACAGCATTGAGTGATGCCACTACAAAATGATAAACTGACCATTTTCTAttggttgtcactagttaccacagccacaaagtcaaaaggCCCGCCTATTCGACCAATCAGATGAGGGAGTGTGATGACGCGTATACCAGCGCAGAAGGCCCACCAATCCGACCAATCAAATGAGGAAGTGTGAAGACAGGTATTCCGGTTAGCGGGAAAATACAGTTGTGCGGCTCGGGGCTCAATCTGTGGTGTGCTTTGCAGGGTGCTGTTAAGAGTGGTGATCAGAGGGATAGCGTtgagtgtagaggtggatcaaatgaAAGAAAGGGAATATTTCTAGTGTTTCTGACGCCCACCGTTTGGTGAGACGTGGACCCGGTGGCAATGGCGATTGATCTTTGACACCGAGTTTATTCCTAATAAGGTTACATTTACTATTCTGTGAGGGCCTATGCTCTGAACCCGCTTTGGTGCTTTAGGTCCCGAGGATTTGGACATGTTGCAGCAGAGTAGAAGGGAGATCCCACGAAGTGAGAAATGTGCTCATGCAAGGCATAGTCCGAGGGAGTGTACAGTTTGGATAGAGAAAGCACTGTGTGTCAACTGTGGGGGTGCCCATGCAACTGGGGATCTGAAGTGCACtgggagagagcgagactggCTGAGATTGCCAGAGTTCAAGTGGGGCAGAAAGTGTCCTATGCTGATGCAGTGAAGAGAGTTGTGTATAGAGTAAGTCGACTGGGAGCCACCCagtgagtcgctctggataagagcgtctgctaaatgacttaaatgtaaatgtaaatgtaggcctGAAGAGAGAGCCAATAAGGTTCGATTTCTTGCATTTATAGCCATGGTGATGGGGCAAAAATCACAGAAGATAGATGTGGTAGTTGCAGCAGCAGATAAATATTTGGGTGTGAGAGATTTTTAGTGCAGAAAATCTACAGGAAGTTTTGAGAGAAGGGGTTCCATCCTCCCAGGCGTGTTGTTGGCTCGTTTAGGGCCAAAGTAGTGGGGTGTATAGGtgcagggttagttggtggtgcaaTTACATTTTTCCCATTCCCCTTTTCCTTTAATTTCTTTGTTTTGTCACAATGTGGAATGCAAAATGTGTTCGTTTCGATGCCATTTTAAAAACAATGCAGATATTGAAGTACACCTAttagatgtaataaatgtatcactagtcactttaaacaatgccactttatatcatgtttacatacactactcatctcatatgtatatattgtactcaaaaccatctactgcatcgtgcctatgccgttcggccatcgctcatccatatatatttttatgtacgcattcttattcattcctttacacttgtgtgtataaggtagttgttgtgaaattgttagtttacttgttatatattactgcatggtcggaactagacgcacaagcatttcgctacactcgcattaacatctgctaaccatgtgtatgtgacaaatacgatttgattttgACAAGTAACTATGAGTAAGGGCAAACATGATACGCTTGCAAGCTGAGTTTGATGAAGACATCTGATTACCACTTGCATTTAGAACGGTTGTTTTTAGAGTAATACATAGCCAAATCATTGATGGATCACTAGATAAAAGAAATGGATCTCTCGTTTTCTCCTGCAAGCCGGTTCGCACCCGCGTCATCACACTCCCTCGTCTGATTGGTCATTTCCCATTAACCATAAACCGGCATTCGCGTCAACACACTCAGTCATCTGATTGGTAGAGTAGGCGGGCCTTCTGACTTTGTGGGTGTGGTACCTAGTGACACCCCCCATTTGGTCTTCGTTTGACAAATTTTTCAAGACAAATGAACAGAATTTAAAGTTGCGTTTTCTACCTCAACTATTAAGCCATGGCGGGGAACTTCTGGCAGAGCTCGCATTAGTAAGTGTTCTGGCCAAACGTGATGTATAAGGACTGTGCATGGCAAATAAACTCCTTTGTTTTGAGGACTAAGTAGTTGGCAAGCTTGCTAGCTTAGCCCGCTtcacagtagctagctaacgttagctagctaacgttgtgTTCGCCCACTCTCATGTTAGGTCAATATTAGCGTAGCGGATAAACATTTTCAATAGCTATCAATGCAATTCCAAGGGGTAATAAGCTAGTTATGAATGCTAAGATTTTTTATTGAGCCAGCTAATTATTGTGCCTCTGTGACAGCCTAGCCACTGGTCGTCAAGGCATTTTGTGTTGATTCTTTCTGACGCACCGCTATCAGATTTCCAATCTGCAGCGTTTTGTTATGATACTGTGTGTATGTGATCGCTCGTTGTGTAATTCAATGTCTCCTTTCTGTCATTAGTTTGCAGTGGGTCCTGGACAAACAGGACCTGATGAAGGAGCGTCAGAAGGATATGAAGTTTATGAATGAGGAGGAGTACTGGAAACTGCAGATCTTCTTTGCCAATGGTATCTAAAGAAGGCTATCTTTAACTGTATTTCTTTTGATTCCACCTATTGTGATACATCAGTGTGGTGGGAACAGTTTTTTGTGATGGGAGAATTAGCCTACCGTTGGTACAATATCACATCACCCTGAGGTCTGGTCTCGTAGCACTCTGTTCAATAACCAGCAATGATCTTGTTTACATATCTTCTTTTATATTCTAAATGATCTATTGTCTTTTATGGTTGCTTTTTGATATGTTTGACTTATTCTGTTCTAGTCATCCAGGCCCTGGGTGAACACCTGAAGCTCCGTCAGCAGGTCATCGCTACAGCAATCGTCTACTTCAAACGTTTCTATGCCAGGTGCCTATGCCGTTTTCATGGCAAGAACACTATGTTCTATTCATTATGGAATTCTAAATGTCATTAGGGGAGCATCGGGCTCctgagaaaaaataaataaatcgggctcctgagtggcgcagcggtctaacatactgcatctcagtgctagaggcaccctggtgctagagacaccctggttcgaatccaggctgtatcacaaccggccgtgattgagagtcccgtagggcggcgcacaattggcccagcatcgtccgggttgtgccggtgtaggccgtcattgtaaataagaatttgatcttaactgacctgcctagttaaataaaagttcaattaAAAAAATCTAACTTTTATAATAGCTCTTCctaatatctccctctctctctgtttgcagGTACTCCCTGAAGAGTATAGACCCGGTGCTCATGGCTCCTACATGCGTGTTCCTGGCTTCTAAAGTGGAGGTATATGGCCTGATTTCCCGTTCCACATTTCATAGTCtgtgggagtagggatggggttAACTGCTGTGTAACATAATCTGTGTGGGAGTAGGGTTAACTGCTCTGTAACATAACCCCAACGCTACTCCCACACAGATTAAGTGCTCTATAACATaaccccatccctactcccacaCAGATTAACTGCTCTGTAACATaaccccatccctactcccacaCAGATTATGTTACAGAGCAGTTAAGTAGGATGGGGTCAACTGCTCTATGACAGCATCATCAAAGCCTCTGTCTCTTCCAGGAATTTGGTGTTGTTTCAAACACTCGTCTGATCTCTGCAGCTACGTCCGTGTGTAAGTCAGGAGACACGCTCAAGTGTTTCCATTTAGATATTAGCTTATTTTGAAAATGACAAATACACTAGTGCTGTGGTAGAAAGGCTACACTCATTCTGATGGGTTGTGTTCATGTGATTCCAAATCTAAcaagtgttttttgttttgtgCAGTAAAAACCAGATTTTCCTATGCCTTCCCAAAGGAGTTCCCTTATAGAATGAACCATGTAAGTCTTACCTAACCTTACTATTTACTTAGGATGTGCTATATAAACAGGTCTTAGGTGTAATAATGTACTATTTATTATACAGTTATTAGATAGGATATCATTCATTGTTGGAGCTAGATGTTACGATCATGTTGCATGGTGGTGGGACCAATCTCTTACGCAACATACACTCACTATATTGTGGAATATTTATCCACCACTATGAGTCCATTACGGAGTGTGTTGTAGTTAGGTATCAGTATGTTGA is a genomic window containing:
- the LOC115139325 gene encoding desmin-like; amino-acid sequence: MSRSPERMSSYCRHFEGPLAASSSYQVQISSPSPTCDAVGRRMTEETHLERIEGLKLEMKVMKEKIALLLREYQELLNIKMALENEITTYRALIEGRTPVSIPWHRACLWVEEEGAWPSVLA